In Paucidesulfovibrio gracilis DSM 16080, the DNA window TGCCCGCGGCCGATGGTGTAGACAAAAAACCGGCCCGGCAGGGAGAGATAGGACGAGAGAAACGCCCCTTTCTTGCCCGTGGGTTCCTTGACCACCTGGACCAGCATTTCCTGGCCCGGACGCAGCACATGCTGGATCGGGGGATATTTCTGCCCCTTTTGCAACTTGTAGCCGCCCTGGTAGTATTCGGGATGCACCTCGTCGATCTGGAGAAATCCGTTGCGCTCGGCCCCGTAATTGATGAACGCGGCCTGCAGGCCCACGTCGATGTTGTGGATATAGCCTTTATAAATATTGCCCTTGGTCTTGGCCATGTGCGCCATTTCCACATAGTACTCCATGACCTTGCCTTCTTCGGCGATGACCACTTCCACCTGCTCGCCGGGCAGCGAACTGATGAACATCTTCTGTCGTTTTTTCGTCATTGAATCCTCGTACTGAAATATACAATAAAATTTTTTCCGCCCCGCGGCACGCCAGCGGGAGGGAGATGACGGCTGGCCGGTCTGTTGACCGGTTCACCGTCCAGGAAACATGCATGCTCCGTCCGGGGAACCTCTCCCCGGCGAAACCTTTCATGCGGCGCGAACAGCCAGCCCGGTTCGACGGCAACACGTCGAAATCCGAAAACAGGGGCTTTTGCGTCCTGCCGCAAGTGAAAAAATCATCCGACCGCCGCTGTTTGCCGCCAGGATTCCGGGGGATGCATCCCCGGCAACCACATGGCGGGCCGGGCGCGGACGCCGATACGCAACGGACGCGCGCCAGGGCGCTCAGCGGCGCACGGAATAATACGGGCCGCCCTCTCCTTCCCGGGTGACCAGAGCGTTTTCCCGCTCCAGCCGTTCCAGCGCCTCGCGCACCCGTTCCGGGGCAAGCCCGATTCCACCCGCCAACTGTAGTACGGTTTGCGGTCTGCGCGCAAGCGAGGATCGCACCGCATCGGCAGCTTGCTCGGGTGGCAATTGCCGGACCCGGGCTTCGGCATGGGCCGCGTGCGGCTGATGCGCGTGCAGCGCCTCGCGCCAGCGGGCCATGGTGCTTTCATCCACGGCCCTGGCCGCATCCAGGGTTCCGGGCCGGGTAAGGGTTACCACGTCCACACGGTCCGGGTCCAGGCGGGGAACGAATTCCTGCAACGCCTGCAAGTTTTCCTTGGAATCGTTGTATCCGGCCGCCAGGAGCACCTCCAGAAAAATCGCGCCGGAAAACTCCTCACGAAAGGCCAACAGCCCCTGTGCAACGGTTTCCGGATCCACACCCGCCACACAACGGTTGAGTCGGCGCATTTCCTGGGGTACGAGAGAATCCAGGGAAGGAAGAACCACATCGGCAAGGCAAAGCTCCCGACGCACGTCGGGCAGGTGCAGGGTGCTGGCGTTGGTGAGCACGGCCACGGGCTTGCCCGGAACAATGCGCCGCACTCCCCGGATGACCTCGCCCATGTCCGCGTTGAGCGTAGGCTCACCCGAACCGCCCAGGGTCACGTACTCGGTATCCCCGCCCTCCGCAACCCAGCGGGAAAGCTCGTCCAAAATTACCCGGGCGGGTACCCAGGCCCGGCGATCCAGGGTCAGGGTGGTGGTGGCGCCCACCTCGCAGTAGACGCAATCCATGCTGCAGATGTTTTCCCCAAGCAGGTCCAGGCCCAATGAAAGGCCAAGCCTGCCGGACATGACCGGTCCGAAAATATACTTGAATGCCATGGCGTCCGTTTCCGATGGTTTGGAGCCGTCTTCGGCTTGACGAGGTACGGGCCGCTACCGTACCTGATGGTGCGCGAACAGCGCGAGGAGGCTTCCATGTTGAATTCTGGAGATTTGGTACTGCTCATCAGCCCCAAGGGCAAGCGGTATCTGCATAAGCTCGACCCCCAGGCCGAGGTCCACACCCACGACGGCCGCATTCTCATGTCCGAGGTGGCCGAGGCAGGATACGGACGCCGCGTCCGCACCCATTTGGGCAGACCCTATCTCGTGCTCCGTCCCACTGTGCACGATTTGATCAAAAACGTGAAGCGGTCCACCCAGATTATGTACCCCAAGGAAATCGGCTATCTGCTGCTGAAATTGGGGGTTGGCCCGGGCATGACCGTAATTGAGTCCGGCACCGGATCCGGCGGCCTGACCACGGCTCTGGCCTGGTACGTGGGCGATACCGGCAAGGTCATCACCTACGAACGGCGCGAGGAATTCTACCGCCTGGCGCGCAAGAACCTGGAACGCGTCGGCCTGGCCCATCGTGTGGAGCAGGTCAACCAGGATATTTCCGAAGGATTCCGGCACAACGGCGCCCACGCTCTGTTCCTGGACGTACGCACGCCCTGGGATTACCTAGAATCCATCCCCTCCGCCGTGATCCCCGGAGCCATGTGCGGCTTTTTGCTGCCCACGGTGAACCAGGTCAGCGACCTGCTGCGCGGCCTGGAGCGCGGCCCGTTCCAGGATGTGGAAGTGCTGGAAATCCTGGTCCGCCGCTACAAGCCCGTGGCCGACCGGCTGCGGCCCGAAGACCGCATGGTGGCCCACACCGGTTTCCTGGTCTTTGCCCGCTACATTGAGGCGGATTCTCCCAAGGATGCGCTTGAAACCGCGGCCCCCCAGACGGAACAACATCCCGCGGAGACCGACGGCGGCACCCTGGAAGCCGCTTCCGAACAGGCCGTGCCGAATCCGGAACCCGGCGAACGCATGCAGGCCGAATTCGGCGTACCCGGCCAGCACACCGCCGCCCCCGAAGCGGACGACGACGGCAGCGACGCCCAATAATTCGCGGCCCAACGCGATGCCGACCAACCCACTGCCCCGGCCTACGGGCATGTCTGGTCGGTTCTGCCACAAACACTCCACAGGGAGCGGCCCGGGCTGCTCCCTGTTTTTTTGGCACGGCGGGCAACGCGCCTTTGCGTTACGCGCTTGCCCGGGCTATACTTCCGACAGGAGGATGCGAAATGAGTGATTCCGTGATGCGCCGTCCCTTTTGCGGACTGCGCGACCCCCTGGCCGGCCTGACCCATCTGCTGGGCGCGCTCGGCGGGATTGCGGCCCTGGTGGTCCTGCTGGTCCGTGCAGCGACCCACGGCACGGCCTGGCATGTGACCTCATTCGCTATTTTCGGCGCGGCCATGATCCTGCTCTACACGGCCAGCACGCTCTACCACTGGATCCCCTACGCAGAGCGGCGCACCCGGCGACTGCGCAAGCTGGACCATCTGATGATCTTCGTGATGATCGCGGGTACCTATACGCCCATCTGCCTGGTGCCGCTTCGCGGCGCATGGGGCTGGTCCATTTTCGGCGTGGTCTGGGGGCTGGCCCTGGCGGGCAGTGCGGTCAAGCTCTGCTGGATGAACGCCCCGCGCTGGCTTTCCACAGGATTTTATATTTTGATGGGCTGGGTGGTGGTGGCCGCGGTGTGGCCGCTGGTGCAAGCCCTGACCCCGGGAGCGCTGCTCTGGCTGCTGGCAGGCGGACTGAGCTACACCCTGGGCGGCGTGGTCTATGCCCTGCGCCGACCCGATCCTTGGCCCCGGGTGTTTGGATTCCACGAGATCTTCCACATCTTTGTGCTGCTGGGCAGCTTTTGCCATTTTTGGGTCATGTACGCCTACATCGCCCAACTGCCCTGACATTTCCCAGCCATTGCCTGACAAGGCCGTAAATATTGCGGCAACGGTTTTTCCCTTGCGCATTCCATGCTACACTGCGTGCTGCTTAAGACTGTCTTCGGGGGTACGTGATGCAAGGGAACCATCGTTTTTTGCAGACCATGGGGTATGGAATCGCAACGCTTCTTTTGGCGCTGCTCTGGTCCGGCATGGGCCATGCGCGCTCCAGCTCCGGGGTGGACGTCGAATTCTTTGGCATGCCCGGCACGTTGCGCGAACACAACGTCAATGAAAAAGGACTGCCCCAGTTCATGGCAACCCTTTCCCGCCATCGGGATCTGCTGCAAAACGCCCATGTACTGGTTACGGAACAGAAGAGGATCGACGCCACCGGGTTCCGTTCCGCCACGGGCAAGGCATCCTTTGTAATCACCCTTGCACTGACCAATGACGTGGTGCTCAAAACCAGGGAGAATATCTGCCCCTGGTCCAATCTGGACCGCTGTTTGAACCGCTCGGCCGACCACGCGATGCGTACCTATCGGCAAATGCAGCGCAAGCACGGCGTGAATCCCGGCTCCACGCTGATGAATCTCTGATTCGCGCAGGGGCAGCCAACCCCGCACCTTCACCCGGATGCGGTCAAAAAAAGCGCCAGTTCAAAACGATCACAGCGGTCACCGCCAACAAAAGCATCGTCCAAAATGCCAGGGCGCGAAACACAGCAGACCGGGCGGACCGGATTTCATGGTACCAGAGAGGCCGCACTCCGCGGATCGCAAAGGTCAATACCCCGGCCAGATTCAGACAGACCACGTTGGTCAGGGCGAGCAACCCCGCACTTGCGGCATGGTCCAGCTCTCCGGCTCCCCAAAACAACCCGCAGGCCGAAAGCGGCGGCACTAACGCCAGAGCCACCATGACCCCCACCAGGGCCGTGGATGCCCCCCGGCTCAACGAGACGATGCCCGCCACGCCAGCCGCCAGGGCCAGGGCCACGTCCGAAAGGCCCACCACGGTGCGCGCAGCCAATTCCCCGGACCCTGCATCAGCGCCCAGCAACCAGCCGAGCGCCAGCGCCGGAGCAACAACCAGAGCAATGCCCCCGGCCAGGGTTCCCAACGAGGCGCGGGCCAGCCGCGCATCCCCAAGAACCGTGGCCAAGGCCAGCCCCACATTGGGACCAAGCAGCGGCGCAATGACCATGGCGCCGATGACCACGGCGGGGTTGTCCCGCAACAGGCCGATGGACGCCACCACCGACGCCAGCGTGGCCAGCAGCGCAAACAGCCCGGTGAACTCCGCTCCCTCCTGCACCGCGGCCCGCAACTCTTCCCGAATCACGCCCTCACGCTTTGGGGACGCGTCCGGCGTCTCGGTCTGCTCAGGTTCCGATCCAGGTTCGCTGTTGTTTTCCGGCGGTTCCAATCGGGGAATCGTGGCCTGGACCGGATAAATAACGATGCGGAAGCCGGTTTCCCCGGAAAAGCGTCGCTCCAGCCGGTCCACCAGCCCGGAAGCCACATCCCCGTCCAACAGCACCCGCGCCCGCAGCGGCTCATCGTCCTCGTCCTCGCCCGCGCTCCAGCTCAGAAAACGGTCGTCGTCGAATTGTCGCATTTCCGCGAGCACGCGATCCTTGCCCGCGTTGTCGCATACGATTTCCACCATGCGCAGACTCATGCCGCTTCTCCCTCTGGAACGGCACTATTCCAAACAGATCGCAGGTGATCCGCCTCGCGCAGCAGCCATTCCATGTAGTCCAATTCCATGTCCACCAAATCCCCGTCGCCCTGCCGAAGCCACTCGGCAAGCCAGGCCGAGCGTTGCAAAACCATAAACTCCGGAAGCACAGCCCAGGACGCGGCCGAAAGGATCCCGGCCCGGGCCACGCCCTGAACCAGCCCGGCCGCCAACGGACCCACCAGCCCCGACGGATGCTCAAACCCGAGGCAACCCAGCATATTCCCCACATCCCAGCACTCGGGCCGCAACCCGAGAAATTCCCAATCAATGACGGCCACGGCTTTGCGGCCGCGCCAGAGCACGTTCAGGGGGTGAAAATCCCCGTGTTGCCAGGATACGGGCAACGCGGACAAGGCGTCTTGATGCGACTTCAAACCGCGCAATACAGCGCAAAGCCGGGAATGGACCCGGGGGTGGGCGCGCCGGACCGTTTCCTCCAGATCCCGGGCATAGGCAAGTGGATCCAGAGCCGGACCCAACGGATCAGCCGCTTTCAAAGGCAGGTTCCGGCAGGCCGGGGAAAAATCCGTGAGGAACGCGGCCAGTTCCACGCCCCGTTCGGCATGATCCAGATATCCCGGCCTGGGCAGAGGGTCGCTCGGCACATAACGGGTCAGCTGCCAATGCATGCCCGCACACCGGCCCACATGCTCCTGGTTCACGCTGCGGCGAATCTCGGGCAGACGCTCCAGCCCCATAGCGCGCAACCGCTCCAGGATGCCGGCCACGGCGCGCCGACGGTCCAGCTGATCCCGGCGAAGCTGCTCCAGGATCCATTGTCTGCCCTGCCGGTCCTCGCGCACGGAGCGTGCCGCGCAGCGTTGCGGACTGCCGCACAAGGCAACGCCCGGCAACACCCGACGGGTACGCAATCCGAACATTTCCAGGGGATCAAGCATGGATCGACCTCCGACGACGCCTGCCGGGTCGTTGAACAAAAAACGGCCCTGATCACGGCGTGCAGGCCGTTGCTGCCGTACAAGGCAGCAGGCGCGGCCAGGGAAACCATGGCCGGAACGGTTAGATAGGCTCTGCCTCCACCACCCGGCCGTCATGCAGGCGGATGACCCGTTGCGCGGCCGCGGCCGTGGCCTCGTCGTGGGTCACAAGAATGATGGTGGTGCCTGCGGCATTGATTTCCGTAAACAATTCCAAAATCTCCGCGCTGGTCTGCGAATCCAGCTGCCCGGTGGGTTCGTCCGCCAAAATCACGTCCGGGTCGTTGAGCATGGCCCGGGCCATGGCCACCCGTTGCTGCTGGCCGCCGGAAAGCCGCGTCGGTTTAAAGCGCATCCGGTCGCCAAGTCCCACGCGTTCCAACAAGGAAGCGGCCCGGCGACGCAGTTCCGCCTGGGACCGGTCCGCGTACATGCCGGGCAGGAGCACATTGTCCAGGGCCGTGGCATAGGGAATGAGGTAAAAACTCTGAAACACAAATCCGAGCCGCTGGTTGCGCAGGTCCGACAGGGCGTTGTCGTCCAGGGTGGAGACATCCGCGCCGTCCAGATAATACCGGCCCGAGGTGGCACGGTCCAACAGACCGATAATATGCAGAAGCGTGGATTTTCCCGAGCCGGAGGTTCCCTGCAAGGCCACAAACTCGCCGGGCCGGATGCGCAGGTCAATGCTCTTGAGGATTTCCACGGTGCCGCCGGAGCCGGTGTTTTCGTCCTCCCCGGCCATGGCAAACACCTTGCCCAATCCTTCCAGCCGGATCATGTCCGGGCGTTCCTGACGGTTCATCGCGCCCCCGCCCCCACGTCCGGCAACACCAACTGGGTAACCACCTCGTCACCCACGTTCAGACCGGACCGCACTTCGCTCCGCTCCAGTCCGCGCAGCCCCAGCTCCACGTCCACACGCTCGGGAACGCCGCCGCGCAGCACAAACACGGCCTGCTCGCCGTTGACCCACTTCACGGCCTCATTGGGCATGGTGGGCACGTTCTCCCGCCGCTCCACCACGATGCGACACTGGGTGGTCATCTCCGGGCGCAAGGGATGCTCGGGGTCGAAGATCACGTCCACCAACGCGCGGTAGTACACAATGTTGTCACGGATTTCCGGTTCGGGATAGACCAGCTTGACCTTGCCGGTAAAAGCGCGGTCCGGGTAGGCGTCCACGAAAAACTCCACATCCTGGCCCGGATGGGTGCGGCCCACGTCGGTTTCATCCACATAGATCCACATCTCCAGACGGGTGGGATCCAGCACGGTGATAAGGTTGGAGACCTGCAACCCCGAAACCACGGTTTCCCCTTCCTGGGCCGTGATGTTGGAGACCACTCCGTGGATGGGGCTGAAGATGCGGTAATAGGAAAGCTGCACGCGCAGACTCTCCAAAGCCGCGGCCGCGGCCTGGGATTCGTAACGCGTCACGCGGGCGTCTTCCAGGGCTTCATCCAGAGAGGACTGCGGCTCCAATTTTTGACTGACGAGCCGTTTTTTGCGCTCCAGGTCTTTGGCGGCGCGCACTGCCTTGGCATCGGCAAGACGCGCCCGGGCCTGGGCCTCGGCGAGCTTGGCCCGAATTTCCCGGTCGTCGATCTCGGCCACAAGCTGTCCGGCCTCGACCTCGTCCCCCACCTTCACGGGGATATCCACCAGCACGCCGGTGGCGCGCGCGCCGATCTTGACCTGCGCGCCCACCTGCGCCTTGACGATACCCGTGGCCTCCAGCAGGTGGCGCACCTCGCCCTGTTCCACCGAAGCGGTCTGCAGCACGGTGATTTCCCTTTGGGTGCCGCTGGAACGCCAGATCAGCACCCCGGCCACTACCGCCAGGATCAAGCCCAGGAGAATGAATTTTTTCATGGATCCTTTTCCGCTTCCACGGCTCCTTCGGTTCCGTTTCCGTCCGATTTCGCACGGCTTTTCCGTTCCTGTTGCAACACGTCGTTGAACTGGTCCGGTGGGTTGTCCCACGTCGGGGTCTTGCGTCGCAGCAGCCCCGAGAGGGTCGGTCCCGTCAGAGTATACCCGCAGGAGTCGGGAAGGTCCACGCCCCGCAACCACAAAGAGGGGCTTGGATGATTCCGGCACAGGGGCAAGCGATCCCGATAGCAACGGCAACGCCCGTCCGGGGCGAGCCAGGAGCATCGGAACAGTATACGGCCGTCCGTGTCGCGCCCGACCATGTTCAGACGCTCATACCCGGGTTGTTTTTCCATGAGCTGTCGGAAATGTCGCCGGGTCCGAACCCAGTGACCGCTGTCGCACAACGCGATTTCCCGACAACAGCTTCCGCATTGCAGGCAATGTCCCTCCACCCTGGGCTTTTGCCGGGTGAGCAGACAAAGCAGCCTTCGCCACAATGAGCGTGCCGCCCAAACGGTCAGCATGGCCGCCTCCGGCCGGATCCGGGTCCGGCCCGCGTGTTCCCCCGCGGAAAGGGGCTTGGTTCTCCTTCGGCAACGGTCCGAACCGCAGCCGGCCACCCTCAAAAGGCAAGCCGGTCACCGGACCGCCCCGTCATTGCAATGCGCGTACAGCGCGATTCACTGCATCGCACACGACAGTGCGTAATTCCTCCAATTGTGTGCGGGTTGCGGCCTCGAAACGCAGCGTCAACTCGGGCTGCGTGTTGGAGGCGCGCACCAGACCCCACCCACCGGGGTGGAGCACGCGAACCCCGTCCACGTCAATGATGCGATGCTGCTTTTCCAAATCTTTTTGCACCCGGCGCACCACTTCAAACTTGTGTTCATCGGGACAGGGGATGCGTATTTCCGGAGTGGACTCCGCCGGGGACCAATCTTCCAACATGCGCGACACCGGCCGGGAGCTGCGGGACACCAGGGCCGTGAGCCGCAAGGCCGCGTACGCGGCGTCGTCCCAACCGAAAAAGCCTTGCCCAAAAAAAATGTGTCCGCTCAGTTCCCCGGCCAGGGCCGCGCCCTGCTCCCGAAGCGCCCGTTTCATGATGGAATGGCCGGTCACGCCCATGACCGCTTCCCCGCCATGGGTCTCGATGTCGTCAAACAGCCGCTGGCTGCATTTCACGTCCGCAATGATGCGCGCTCCGGGAACGCGGGTCAGCACATCCCGGGCAAAGAGAGCCAACAAACGGTCACCAGGCCATAATTCCCCGGTTTCATCCACCACGCCCAAGCGGTCGCCATCCCCGTCCAGGCCCAGGCCAAGGTCCGCGCCCACGGTTTTGACCCGTTCCTGCAACTGGCGCATATTCTCTTCCACAACCGGATCGGGATGGTGGTTGGGAAATGCGGGATCCACGTCACAAAATAGCCGCTCCACCCGGATACCGGCCTCGGCTCCGGCCCGCTCCAGCAGATCCGCGGTGAGCGTTCCGGCCGGACCATTGCCGCCATCCACCACGATGTGCAGCGGTTTCGCCCCATTGGCTGGCGGCTGAATGCGTTCCAGTCCGGCCACCTCTTCCAGCCAGGAGGGAATGGGATCGTGGCTGCCGAGCACCCCGCGACCGACAGCAAACACCCCGCGCTCGAAAATATAACGTACTTCCTGAATTTCTTCCGGGCTGAGTACGGTGTCCCCGCCCCACAACTTACAACCGTTGTACTCCGGCGGATTGTGGCTGGCCGTGACCATGCCCCCGGCCCTGGTCCCCAGGGAATGCACCGCATGGTACAGCACGGGAGTGGCCATGCAGCCCCCGAGGAGCACGTCCCGCCCCGTGGCGAGCAGCCCCCGCGCCATGGCCAGCTGGTATTCCGGCGAGGAGGCCCGCCCATCCCTCCCCAGGACAACCCGCCCCAAACCGCGCTCCGAAAGCCAGGTTCCAAAAGCCCTTCCAAGACGCTCCATCCAGGATGCGGTAAAATCCACACCAACCACACCACGAATGTCATAGGCCCGGAAAACGGCGTCCCCACTCCGTTGCATCGACTTTTCCATACCGATCTTTCCCTTTTCCGCCGCCGGATCATCTTGACCTGTTTGCGTACAATGCCTATGTCAACCCCATGAACTGGGATTGGGAAAAACTGCAAAAGCAGCAGCAACAACGGCGCGGCCCTCTCGGCGGTGGTCCACCAAACATGGACGAATTCTCCGAGAAACTCAAACAATTCAAAAATTTCAAGTTCCCCGGCTTCAAGCTGCTCATTGTGGCGGTCGTGGTACTTTGGCTGCTGACCGGCATTTTCATCGTCGGACCGGCGGAACGGGGCGTGGTCAAACGGTTCGGAGAATTCAACCGGGAAACCGGGCCGGGACTGCATTATCACGTCCCCTACCCGATCGAAAGCGTGATCACCCTGAACGTGGACCAGGTGCGGCGCATTGAAATCGGCTTCCGCTCGGCCTCGCAGGACCGCAACTTCCAGCAGGGCCAGACGCGCAGCGTGGAGGATGAGTCCCTCATGCTCACCGGCGATGAGAACATCGTGGACGTGCAGTTCTCGATTCAGTACCAGGTCGCGGATGCCATGTCCTATCTTTTCAATGTGGACGGACCCGACGCCACGGTGAAATCCGCGGCCGAAGCCGCCATGCGCGAGGTCATCGGCAAAAACCGCATTGATGCGGCCCTGACCACGGACAAGCAGCGCATCATGAACCAGACCCAGGAACTGATGCAGCACATCCTGGACATGTACCAGACCGGCATCCTGCTCGTGAACCTCCAGATGCAAAACGTGCATCCGCCGAACGAAGTCATCGACGCGTTCAAGGACGTTGTCAGCGCCCGCGAAGACCGGGACCGGCTGCGCAACGAGGCGGAAGCCTACCGCCGGGACATCCTGCCCCGGGCCAAGGGACGGGCTGAAGCCATGATCCGTGAGGCCGAAGCCTTCAAGGCCATGCAGGTGCTTGGCGCCGAGGGTGACGCCTCCCGCTTCAAGGCCGTGGCCGATGAATACAAAAAGGCCAAGGACGTGACCCGCACCCGCCTCTACCTGGAAACCATGGAACACGTGCTCCAGAACCCGAATACCGAAAAATTGATCCTTTCGGACGACGCATTGCAAAAGGCCGTTCCCTACCTGCCGTTGGGCCAGTTGCCCGACGCCCGCCCGCGTACCGGCGGAGCCAAGACCCAGGGAGGTGCCCAGTGAAGCGCTCCAGCATCATTCTCCTGCTCCTGCTCTTCGTCGTCGTTGTCTCGGCGCTGGAATGCGCCTTTACCGTAGACCAGACCCAGCGGGCCATCCTGCTGCAATTCGGTCGCCCCGTGGGTGAATCGTCCTATGATCCGGGCCTGCATTTCAAGCTGCCCTTCGTGCAGGACGTGCTCTACTTCGACTCCCGCATTCTGGACTACGACGCCAAGCCCGAGGAAATCCTCACCGAAGACAAAAAGAACATGGTGGTGGATTCCTACGCCAAATGGCGCATTGAGAATCCCCTTACCTTTTACCGTAAATTCAAAACAATCCCCGGGGCGCTGGCCCGACTGGACGACGTGGTTCGCGGCCAGTTGCGCGAGGTGCTCGGCCGCTATGAGCTGAAGGAAATCGTGGCCCACAAGCGCAAGGAACTGCTTGAGGAAGTGACGGTGCGCACCCGCGAACAACTCAAATCCTTCGGCATCAGCGTGGTGGACGTGCGCATTCGCCGCACGGACCTGCCCCCGGAAAACCAGCGCGCCATCTTCAACCGCATGCGGGCCGAGCGTGAACGCCAGGCCAAGCAGTACCGCGCCGAAGGCCAGGAAATGGCCGCCAAAATCCGCGCCCAGGCAGACAAAGAACGGGCTGTGCTGCTTTCCGAAGCGCAAAAAAAGTCGCAGATCATCCGAGGTGAGGGTGAGGCCGAGGCCACCAGCATTTATGCTACCGCCCTGGAGGAAGCTCCCGACTTCTACGAATTCAAGCGCAGCCTGGAAGCCTATGAAAAGAGCCTCAAGGACGGCACGCGGGTGATCATGACGCCCAAGTCCCCCTTCCTGAAGCACTTTCAATAGCCCCCGACCTGACGCGTAACAGACTTAAACCCTACCTTCCGCAACATACGGGAGGTAGGGTTTTTTATGCCCTATAGCTTGCTGTCCTGTATTTTGCCTTCCTGAACAATGTTCATTCTTCTGGAATAATTACATTTTTGAAAAATCGCAAAACCTATTGACATTTTGACACAGTTGTATAGTACATGGACCAGCATCCCGTGTGGGTGCTAAAAACGAGGGGATCGGGGTTTTCTCCCGATCAATCAACGAGGGGTGCGGGAGGCAACTCCCGCTTTTTTGTCCGAGGCGCGTCTGCCGTTCGTAGCCATTGCGCCCATGCCTGCACGGGCTGGGTCTGTCTGCTGTTCGAACTCAACCCGCTCTCATTTTTGCCTGCAATGCGCCCGCGGTATTGCGGGTTCCTTGCGGTGCTTCCGTTCCCCCCACACTCTCGGACACAAAGCCAGGTTAGGAATAAGGAGATTTGTACATGCCCAAACCCAAAAAGAAATGCGACGAAGCGTTGGAAAAATGGTTTGAATCCGCGCTTGAGCGCATTAAGAAAGCCACGGGAGCGCGCACCCAGGTGCAGCTGGCCGAGGTTCTCAATGTCCGTCAATCCAGCATCTCCGACGCCAAGCGTCGCTGTTCCATTCCTGCGGAGTGGTTTCTCAAGCTCTACCGTAGCCATGGACTGAATCCGGATTGGCTCTCGGACGGTTCCGAGCCGGTCTATCTGAACCCGAGCATGGCCAAGGTCTCCGCGGACCAGATTCTTCGTGAGACGCCGGCTCCCTACGGCAAGCCCCATTCCCGGGGTCGGGTTGTCCCGGTTTCCTCCACCGGCGGAAAAGATGCCGGTTCGGACACCTGGGAACCGCTGCCCGTCGAGGAATTGTCCATTCCCGAGTCCTACTACCGCGACGGTCTGCTCGTGGTCCGACAGGACAACCGCAGCATGGAGCCTCTGCTTCTGCGCGGCGGCTTCATCGGCATCGACACCAAGCAGCGTCAGCACCCGGACGGCGATCTCTGCGCCGTGCACTTCCCCCAC includes these proteins:
- a CDS encoding phosphomannomutase/phosphoglucomutase encodes the protein MQRSGDAVFRAYDIRGVVGVDFTASWMERLGRAFGTWLSERGLGRVVLGRDGRASSPEYQLAMARGLLATGRDVLLGGCMATPVLYHAVHSLGTRAGGMVTASHNPPEYNGCKLWGGDTVLSPEEIQEVRYIFERGVFAVGRGVLGSHDPIPSWLEEVAGLERIQPPANGAKPLHIVVDGGNGPAGTLTADLLERAGAEAGIRVERLFCDVDPAFPNHHPDPVVEENMRQLQERVKTVGADLGLGLDGDGDRLGVVDETGELWPGDRLLALFARDVLTRVPGARIIADVKCSQRLFDDIETHGGEAVMGVTGHSIMKRALREQGAALAGELSGHIFFGQGFFGWDDAAYAALRLTALVSRSSRPVSRMLEDWSPAESTPEIRIPCPDEHKFEVVRRVQKDLEKQHRIIDVDGVRVLHPGGWGLVRASNTQPELTLRFEAATRTQLEELRTVVCDAVNRAVRALQ
- the hflK gene encoding FtsH protease activity modulator HflK — its product is MNWDWEKLQKQQQQRRGPLGGGPPNMDEFSEKLKQFKNFKFPGFKLLIVAVVVLWLLTGIFIVGPAERGVVKRFGEFNRETGPGLHYHVPYPIESVITLNVDQVRRIEIGFRSASQDRNFQQGQTRSVEDESLMLTGDENIVDVQFSIQYQVADAMSYLFNVDGPDATVKSAAEAAMREVIGKNRIDAALTTDKQRIMNQTQELMQHILDMYQTGILLVNLQMQNVHPPNEVIDAFKDVVSAREDRDRLRNEAEAYRRDILPRAKGRAEAMIREAEAFKAMQVLGAEGDASRFKAVADEYKKAKDVTRTRLYLETMEHVLQNPNTEKLILSDDALQKAVPYLPLGQLPDARPRTGGAKTQGGAQ
- the hflC gene encoding protease modulator HflC encodes the protein MKRSSIILLLLLFVVVVSALECAFTVDQTQRAILLQFGRPVGESSYDPGLHFKLPFVQDVLYFDSRILDYDAKPEEILTEDKKNMVVDSYAKWRIENPLTFYRKFKTIPGALARLDDVVRGQLREVLGRYELKEIVAHKRKELLEEVTVRTREQLKSFGISVVDVRIRRTDLPPENQRAIFNRMRAERERQAKQYRAEGQEMAAKIRAQADKERAVLLSEAQKKSQIIRGEGEAEATSIYATALEEAPDFYEFKRSLEAYEKSLKDGTRVIMTPKSPFLKHFQ
- a CDS encoding LexA family transcriptional regulator, whose product is MPKPKKKCDEALEKWFESALERIKKATGARTQVQLAEVLNVRQSSISDAKRRCSIPAEWFLKLYRSHGLNPDWLSDGSEPVYLNPSMAKVSADQILRETPAPYGKPHSRGRVVPVSSTGGKDAGSDTWEPLPVEELSIPESYYRDGLLVVRQDNRSMEPLLLRGGFIGIDTKQRQHPDGDLCAVHFPHQGLLIRRVYFRDDQFVLRADNKEHEDIHVPADQMDSRTVGRVIWVLQNFAPL